Genomic window (Allostreptomyces psammosilenae):
AGGCCGGCGGTGCCGCCGGAGGCGGTGGGCGCCGCGCAGGCGTCGGCGATGAGCGCCACCAGGTCGTCGCCGGGGCGGACCTCCCCGATGCCCCGCACGGGCAGCACCTGGTAGCCGTCGCTCCTGGTCGTCTCCGTGCTCATCCCTCGCGCACCTCCCCCGCCAGCTCCAGGGCGCGGCGGGCCATCTCGGCGCTGGCGGCCTGGTCCGTCATCATCAGCGGGACGGCGCGGCAGCGGATGCCGGCGGCCTCCACCCGCGGCACCGCGTCCGCGTCGACGGTGTCCACCAGCCAGCCGTCGAGCAGGCCCGGGCCGTAGTGCTCGGCCACGGCGGCGGCGGTGGTCTCCACGCCGATCGCGGTCAGCATGCGGTCGGCCATGCCGCGGACCGGCGCGCCGCCGACGATCGGGGACAGGCCGACGACCGGGGCGTCGGCCTTCTCGACGGCCTCCCGGATGCCGGGGACGGACAGGATGGTGCCGATGCTGACCACCGGGTTGGACGGCGGCAGCAGGATGACGTCGGACGCCGCGATGGCGGCGAGCACGCCGGGCGCGGGCCGGGAGTCCTCGGCGCCGACGGGCAGCACCGCGTGGGCCGGGACGGCGGCGCGCAGCCGCACCCAGTACTCCTGGAAGTGCACGGCCTTGCGGCGCCCGGAGCCCTCCGGCGCGTCCGGGTCGTCGATCACCACGTGGGTCTCCACGCGGTCGTCGGTCATCGGCAGCAGCGTCACGCCCGGCTGCCAGCGGTCGCACAGGGCCTCGGTGACCGCGCTCAGCGGGTAGCCGGCGCCGATCATCTGGGTGCGCACCAGGTGGGTGGCGACGTCGCGGTCGCCGAGTCCGAACCAGTCGGGGCCGACGCCGTAGGCGGCGAGCTCCTCCTTGACGCTCCAGGTCTCGCCGGCGCGGCCCCAGCCCTGCGCCTCCTCGATGCCGCCGCCCAGGGTGTACATGACGGTGTCGAGGTCGGGGCAGACCTTGAGCCCGAACAGGTGGATGTCGTCGCCGGTGTTGCCGATGACGGTGATCTCGTCACCGGGGCCCACGGCGTCCTTCAGCCCGCGCAGGAACCGGGCGCCGCCGATTCCGCCGGCAAGTGCTGTGATGCGCATGCGCACAGTCTGGCACCAGCCGCGGCCCCGGTTCGGCGGCGTGACCGCCCGCCGCCCCCGGTGGTGGCGGGCCTGCGGTACGGTCCCGGGGGAGTGCGCCGACGGCCCGTCAATCCTCCCGCGGCCTCCCGGGGTCCCACGCGGTCAGCAGGTGCCGACGGCGCCGGCCGCGCGCCCGGGCACCGCGGCGGCGCCGGCCGACCGCGTCCGCGCCCCGTCGCGGACGCCGAACGCCGCGCCGGTGCCCGTCCGGGCGCGGTCGCCGGCGAGGGAGGCGTGCGGGTTCATCTCCGTCAGCCGGGGCCCGTAGACGTGGATGCTGGCGGCCGGCAGCAGCTCGCTGTTGAGCACCTCGTGCACCGTCCCCGGGGCGGCCACGCGCAGCCGGCCGGGGGCCAGCCGCCGGCCGGCGTCCCGTCCCGCCCGCGCCGCGGGCCCGGCAGGGGCGCCGGTGTACTCGGTCAGCACCCCCTGGACCACGGTGAACACGCCGGTGGAGGCGCCGTGGTCGTGCCGGCCGCTGCCCTGCCCGGGCAGCCAGCTCAGCAGCCACGCCTCGTGGCGGGGGCCGGCTTCCAGCCGGGTGTACCAGCGGGTCAGCGGGTCGAAGCGGAGCAGCGGGAGCCAGCGTTCCGGTTCGGCCGCCAGCCGCTCGGCGACGGCGGCCAGGTCGGCGAGGGTGCCGGGGTGCTCGCCCCGGGGGACGGCGCGGTCGGCCAGGGCGAGCGGGTCGCCGGCGATGCTGATGTCGCTGAGCTGGGAGGGGTGCACGAAGGAGAGTCCTTGGGGAGGCGCGCCCGGCGGTGGTCGGGTGCGCGGCACGGGTCCCCCGGCCGTTCCGGGCGCGGACGGGCCTGGCCGCCGGATGACGGACGACGGAAGGGGAGGGCGGGCCCGTTCACGGAATGACGGACCGAGGAGGTTTGGCGAGCGCCGTGGTGGTGAGGCGAGTCAGCAGGCGCGACAACAACAGCCGCGGGTGGGGGCGGCCGGGAGCGGGGCTCGACCGGCGGCCGGAGGAAGCAGCGGCAGCGCGCGGGCCTGCGTGCCGAGCGGCGCGGCGGCGCTCCGGCGGGCAGGCGTGGTACGGGCTGGCATGGGAGGTAGAAGACCGCTTTGAGGGCACTTTGTCAACCGACTCCCGCATGGCGGACCGAGTGCTCGTCAAATCGGGTGAATCAGTCGCTAACGAGTTTTACCGCTGTGCGGAGGGGAAGACGAGGCGCACCGGCTCGTGCTGTGATCGTGCTGTGATCCATCTCGCTCCGCGGCGCCGGCGGGGAACCCCAAGCGCCCCCTGATCGTCGGAACTGACAGACGGTTCCGGCCGGGAGCCGCCGGGAGTCACTGTCGGCGGCCCCGGGGACGAGCCGCGGCGCGAGCGGACCCCTCCACCGAGAACGAAGGCGAATTGGTACGGTTTGCCCAACGGGCGCCACGCTACGGAGTCGTTTGCTCCCACAGAGTGAATGCGGCGCCTTTTAGCACATCGCAGCTTGACTACGCGTCAGCGACGCACTTGTAATTTCAGCCATGTCGTTGAACCGCCACTGGTAACGGCAACATCACGGGGAAGCAAAGAAGGGCAGGAGGCACGCCATGAGCGAGCTCTTTCAACTGGTGCTCGGAGACGAAACCGAAGAGGAGCTCGGCTGGCAGGAACGCGCGCTGTGCGCGCAGACCGACCCCGAGTCCTTCTTCCCCGAGAAGGGCGGCTCCACCCGGGAGGCCAAGAAGGTCTGTCTCGCCTGCGAGGTGCGCGCCGAATGCCTGGAGTACGCACTCGCCAACGACGAGCGGTTCGGCATCTGGGGCGGACTGTCCGAGCGGGAACGCCGCCGGCTGAAGAAGAGCGCCGTCTGAGCCCCCCGACGCCGGCCCGCCGCGCGGAACGCCGCCGATCCACTCCCGCGCGATGCCGCGCACCCCGCGCGGAACACGGCGCCGACCTCGCGGAACACCGCCGCGCCGCGCACCGGGCGACGCCGCCCGCCACGCCCCCGCCGACCAGACCCCGATGGCCGCGGGAGCCCGCACCACCACCACACCCGGCGCACGCGCCGCCCCCACAACGGCGCCACACCGCCCCAAGGCCCCACCTCGCGCATCGGCGTCAGGTGGGGCCTTCCCGTCTACCATCCCCCCGAAACGAACTAGGGTGGCCCAAGGGTCTGCCGAACGACCCCCGTCCGCCGTCCACACGAACCGGGGCCCGCTACCTCGATGTCTGTCTTCAACCAGCCACCGGCATACCCCCGCCACGTGGTCACCGCCGTGCTCGTCTCCCACGACGGCGCCCGCTGGCTGCCGGGGGTGCTCTCCGGCCTCCTCGGACAGGACCGACCCGTACAGCGGATCGTCGCGGTGGACACCGGAAGCACCGACGACTCACCGGCCCTGCTCACCCAGGCCCTCGGACCCGAACACGTCCGCCGCCTGCCCCGTGACGCCTCCTTCGGTGACGCCGTCGACGAAGCCGCGGCCCTCGGACCACTACCCCCGCAGAGCCTGCCCTACGCCACCACCCCCGACGGCGGCACCCCCGTCCAGTGGCTGTGGCTCCTGCACGACGACAGCGAACCCCGCCCCGACGCCCTCCGCCGCCTCCTGCGGGTCGCCGAGCAGAACCCCTCCGCGGCCGTCCTCGGCCCCAAGATCCGCAGCTGGTACGACCGCCGCCAGCTCCTCGAAGTCGGCGTCAGCATCGGCCGCGGCGGACGCCGCTGGACCGGCCTCGACCGCCGCGAACAGGACCAGGGCCAGCACGACCAGGTCCGCCCCGTCCTCGCCGTCGGCAGCGCCGGCATGCTGGTCCGCCGCGACGTGTGGGAACAGCTCGGCGGCTTCGACCCCCGCCTGCCGCTCATGCGCGACGACGTGGACTTCTGCTGGCGCGCCAACAGCGCCGGCCACCTCGTCCTCGTCGCCCCCGACGCCGTGCTCCGCCACGCCGAGGCCGCCTCCCGCGAACGCCGCCCCATCGACGCCGGCGGCACCGCCCGCCCGCACCGCACCGACAAGGCCGGCGCCGCCTACACCCTGCTGGCCAACAGCACCGGCGCCATGCTCCCCTACGTGGCCGTCCGGCTGCTGCTCAGCACCGTGCTGCGCACCATCGTCTACCTCCTCGGCAAGGTCCCCGGACTCGCCGCCGACGAGATGCTCGGCCTCACCTCCGTACTCCTCCGCCCCGGCGCCCTGATCGCCGCCCGCCGCGAACGCGCCCGACTACGCGCCGAGGACGGCTCCGCGCTCACCGGACTCTTCCCCGCCCCCGGCGCCACCGTCCGGCTGACCCTGGAACAACTCCTCGCCCGGTACAGCCGCAACGCCGACGTCGACACCTCCGCCGGCCGCCACGGCGCCGCCGAATCCGGCCCCACCTCCGACGAGGCCGACTTCCTCGAAGTCGACAGCTTCGCCCGGCTCCGCGCCCTCACCCGGCGCCCCGCCCCCCTGCTCTTCCTCGGCCTGCTGCTGGTCACCCTCGTCGCCGCCCGGTCCCTCATCGGAACCGGATCGCTCAGCGGCGGCGCCCTGCTGCCCGCCCCCGAAGGCGCCGCCGACCTGTGGCGCACCTGGACCGCCCAGTGGCACGACGTCGGCATCGGCACCGACACCACCGCACCCCCCTACACCGCGTTCCTCGCCGTGGCCGCCGCCCTCACCCTCGGCAACGCCGAGGCCGCCGTGAACCTGCTGCTGCTCGGCTCCGTCCCACTCGCCGGCCTCGCCGCCTACCTCGCCACCGCCCCCCTCGTCGCCTCCCGCGGCGTGCGCGCCTGGGCCGCCGCCGCCTACGCCACGCTCCCCGCCGCCACCGGCGCCATCGCCGGCGGCCGCATCGGCACCGCCGCGCTGCTCGTCGCCCTCCCCCTGCTCGCCCGCTCCGCGGTGCGACTCACCGGAATGGACGGCGGCGCCACCAGCCCCGGCGAGGACGACGGCCCGCGCTGGCGCGACGCCTGGGCGCTCGGCGTCGGACTCACCGTCGTCACCGCCTTCGCCCCACCCGCCTGGGCGCTCGGCGTCGTGCTGCTGGCCGCCGCCGCCCTCGCCCGGGTCGTCCTCGGCCGGCGCGCCACCGACGGCACCGGCCCCGGCCTCGGCGCCCTGCTGCCCCGACTGGTCGTCGCCCTCGGGCTGCCGCTGCCGCTGCTCGCCCCCTGGTCCATCGGCCTGCTCACCAGCCCCGCCACCCTGCTCACCGCCGAGGCCGGCTCCCCGGTCGCCCCGCCCGCCGGCACCCCCGCCGGCGGCGAGGTCGCCACCGTCACCGACCTGCTGCTGCTGCACCCCGGTGGCAGCACCCCCGTCCCCGCCCTCCTCACCATCGGCCTGCTGCTGGCCGCCCTGGCCGCCCTGCTGCGCACCACCCGACGGCACGCCGTGCTCGCCGGCTGGACCGTCGCCGTGGTCGGCTGGCTGTTCGCCGTCCTCGCCCGCTCCGGCCTGCTCGGCGACGGCACCGCCTGGCCCGGCCCGGCCCTCGCGGTCGCCGGCGCCGGCCTGCTCGCCGCCGCCGCCGTCGGCGCCGACGGCGCCCGGGAACGCGTCGCCGGCGTCAACTTCGGCTGGCGCCAGCCCACCGCCGCGCTCATCGCCGTGCTCGCCGGCCTCGCACCACTGGTCGGCGCCTCCTGGTGGATGGCCGGCGGCGCCGAGGACCCGCTGCGCCGCGCCGCGCCCGAGCAGGTCCCGGCCTTCGTCGCCACCGAGAACACCACGACCGACCGCGCCCGCACCCTGGTGATCACCGCCGACGACGCCGGCCGGGTCGGCTACGCGCTGCTCCGCGACGCCGGCCTCACCCTCGGCGACGCCGAGATCGGCCAGGACGCCACGGGCGGCGACGACCTCGCCGAGGTCGTCGCCAACCTGCTGGCCGGCTCCGACGGCGACGAGGTCACCAGCCTGGCCGGCTACGGCGTCCGCTACATCCTGGTGCGCGCCCCGGTCAGCCCGCAGATCGCCGGCGTCCTGGACAGCACCCCGGAACTCACCCGGCTCAGCCAGGTCAGCGGCAGCGCCCTGTGGCGCAACGACCTCACCACCGGCCGCGTCATCCTGCAGAACCCCGACGGCAGCCGCGAGGTGCTCGCCACCGACAGCGACGGACTCGGCGCGCACACCGACGTCCCCGCCCCCGCCGAACCGCAGGTGGCCCAGGACCCGGAACAGCCCGAGGAGCAGCCCGCGGACCAGCCCCAGGAGCAGGCCCCGCAGGGCGAGGCCGACACCACCGGTCAGCGCTTCGTCCGCCTCGCCGAGGCCGCCGACCCCGGCTGGCGCGCCACCCTCAACGGCGAACCGCTGACCCCGATCACCCTGGACGGCTGGGCCCAGGGCTTCGAACTGCCCACCGACTCCGGCGGCCGGCTGTCCGTCGAGTACGCCGGCTCCCCGGTGGCCACCGCGTGGCGCTGGGCCGCCGCCGTGCTGCTGCTCGTCGCCGTCGTCCTGGCCCTGCCCGGCCGCAGCCGGCGCGCCGACGACGACCTGCCCGACCCGGCCGCCGAGGCCGGCGGCCGGCGCCGCCGCGCCACCCCCGGGACCACCGTCCCCACCCCCGCCACCGCCGCGGTGGCACCGCCCCCCGGACACCCCGGACACCCCGGCGGGCCGAACGGCCCCGGCGCGCCCGGCGGCCCCAGCGGGCCCGAGGGCCCCCCCGGCCCAGGCGGCCTCGGCGGCCCGGGCGGCTTCGGCGGCCCCTCCGGCCCCGGCGGCGACCACCCCGGTGACGGCCACGGCCCGCTGCCCGTCGGCAGCGCCACGGAAGGACGGCAGCAGCAGTGAACCGCACCAGCATCGTGCTCGGCGCCGTGGCGGTCGCCCTCGCCCTGATCGGCGGGCTCGCCTTCGCCACCACCCCCGAGACCGGCCCCACCGGAGAGGGCGGCCAGCAGGTCCCCGTCCGCCGCACCACCGCGCTGTGCCCGCAGGTCTTCCACCAGGAGGACGCCACCACCACCTACACCGCCTTCGCCCCACCCAGCGAGGGCACCGGCGACGAAGGCACCGGCACCCTCTCCGACATGGGCGTCACCGAACCCCGCGCCGAACTCGCCGAACCCGGCACCCCCGCCTCCACCAGCTCCGACAAGGGCGACGCCGCGCCCGTCCTCGGCCAGGGCGAGGGCCGCTTCGCCCCCGGCTTCGCCCTGCAGGAGACCACCAGCGTCTCCGGCGACGACGGCCACCTCGCCGGCAGCGGCTGCGCCGCCCCCGGCTCCTCCTTCTGGTTCGTCGGCGCCGCCACCGTCGACGGCCGCAGCGACTACCTCCACCTCGCCAACGCCGAGACCGAGACCCCCGCCGTCGTCGACGTCGAGCTGTACGGCCCGGACGGGCCGGTCGAGGCCACCGGCGCCCGCAACATCACCGTCACCCCCGGCGCCTCCGTGCCCCTGCTGCTCAGCTCCTTCACCGAGCAGAAGATCGAGGGCCTGGCCGTCCACGTGCAGGTGCGCTCCGGCCGGGTCTCCGCCCAGCTGCACGACGACGGCGGTGCCGACGGCGCCGACTGGCTCCCCCCGGCCGGCGACCCCGCCGGCACCGTGCTCGTTCCCGGCCTGCCCGGTGACGCCACGAAGATCCAGCTCACCGTCGCCACCACCGGGGAACAGGAGGCCGAGCTGGCCGTGCAGATCTCCGGCAAGGGCGGCCTGTTCACCCCCGCCGGCACCGAGCGGATCTCCGTCCCCGCCAACGGCAGCACCACCGTCGACCTGGGCGACATCACCGCGGGCGACGCCTCGGCGATCCTGCTCACCCCCGCCGAGGGCGCCGAAGCCGTCCCCGTCGTCGCCGGCCTGCGCGTGCTGCGCGGCGGCGACGACGGACGGGACAGCGCCTACTCCGCCTCCAGCCCCGCCCTGGGCGAGACCGCCTCCGTCTCCGGCAACATCCCCGGCGCCTCCACCGTCTACCTCACCGCCCCCGGCGAGGCCGCCACGGTGCGGCTGACCGCCTACCCGGACGGCGCCGAACCGGCCACCGCCGAGGTCGAGGTGCCCGCCGGAGCCACCGTGGCCGTCGCCCCGCCCGAGGTGCCCGGCGACGCCACCTTCGGGCTCACCGTGGAACCGCTGTCCGGCGGACCGGTGCACGCCGCCCGCCAGCTCACCGGCGGCGGCGACGAGGCATGGAAGACCACCGTGCAGACCGTGGCCACCCAGCCCACCACCGTGCTGATGCCGCAGACCCGCCCCGATTGGACCGTGGTCCAGGCCGGCTGAGACACCCCCACGGCACCCGGCCGCCCGAGGCGTCAGGCCGCCCGCGGCGCCCGGCCACCCGTGGCGTTCGGCCACCCATGGCGCCCGGCCACCCAAAGCACCCGGCCCCCCCACGGCGGCCGGCCGGGTGGGTGGCCGCCGTGGGGTGGTCCAAGGGGGCAAGGGTGGGAGCGCGAGTTATCCACAGGCCGCGAGAAGGGGGATGCGCACGGTAGCCCCCGAATGGGATCCTGAAAAAGGGGGTCCCCCCAGGCCAATGGTGGGTTCAGGCGCGAACCCCTGGCATGTTCCCGGCACACCACGGGAGTGCCGCCCAGCCCCCAGCCCGGCATCACCCTAGGTCGGCATCACCCCAGCCCGGCATTCACTCCAGGCCGAAACGCGGATCCACGGTCTCCGGCGACATGCCCAGCAACTCGGCCACCTGCTCCACGATCGCGTCGTGCACCAGCGTCGCCCGCTCGTCACCCGGCTTCGCCCGCACCTCCACCGGCCGCCGGAACACCACGATCCGAGCCGGCTGCCCCTTCGACTCCGGCACCAGCTGCGCCAGCGCCACCCGCCCCCCGGACAGCTCGCTCGGCGTCGCGCTCTCCCACGGCACGTCCACCACCTCGAACAGCACCGTCTCCAACTGCGGCCAGCGCGCCGTCAACCGCTCCATCGACTCCCGCACCAGGTCGTCGAACCGCTCCGCCCGGGTCATCGCCACCGGGACGTCGGCGGGCGCCAGCGGGCCGCGCATCCCGCGGCCGTGCCGGTCCCGCCGCCGACCGGCGGGACGAGGGTCGGCGGGGCGCTGCGGTACGGAACTGTCCACAACGCCGAGCGTAGAGGATCGAACGCGCCCACCACAGACCACTTCACGCAAGCGCGCCACCCGCCCGCCACCAGCCGCGCCCAATGTCATACCGGTACGACACGATGACTACTTCCCGGGGGAGTGGTCGCGAGGGACCCGCCAGTGCGGTAACGTCCGGTTCCGTGAGTCCAGTACGTCGCTGTTCGCGCACCGCGTGCGGTCGTCCCGCCGTCGCCACGCTGACGTACGTCTACGCCGACTCCACCGCCGTGCTCGGCCCACTCGCGACCTACGCCGAACCGCACTGCTACGACCTGTGCGCGGAACACTCCGAACGCCTCACCGCCCCCCGCGGCTGGGAGGTCGTCCGGCTGGCCGTCGACCCCGCCACCACCCAGCCCAGCAGCGACGACCTCGAGGCCCTCGCCAACGCCGTCCGCGAGGCCGCCCGCCCCACCGAACGACGCGGCACCGACCGCCGGCTCACCGAACGCGAGGCGGCCGACCGCATGGAGGTCGCCCGCCGCGGCCACCTCAGGGTGCTGCGCCCGCCGGAGAACTGAACCTCCCGCCCCGACCGCCTCCCGCACCCCCACCCGACCTGCCGGTACTGTTCACGAACGGCCCCGGGCACCCGCCCGGCGGCGGCAACGACCGGCTCGGTGGAAGCAGATGGGCGAGAACGTGTCCCGTGACCTCAGCGCAATCGTCAAGGCGTACGACGTGCGGGGCACCGTCCCCGACCAGCTCGACGCCGACCTGGCGCGAGTCTTCGGCGCCGCCTTCGCCACCGTCACCGCCGCCCACGCGGTGACCGTCGGCCACGACATGCGCCCCTCCTCACCCGAACTCGCCCGCGCCTTCGCCGAAGGCGCCGCCGGCCGCGGTGCCGACGTCGTCGAGATCGGCCTGTGCTCCACCGACCAGCTCTACTACGCCAGCGGCAGCCTCGACATGCCCGGCGCCATGTTCACCGCCAGCCACAACCCCGCCCGGTACAACGGCATCAAGCTGTGCCGCGCCGGCGCCGCCCCCATCGGCCAGGACACCGGCCTCGCCGACATCCGCGCCCTCGTCGAGCAGTGGACCAGCGCCCCCGCCGGCATCCCGCCCACCGACCGCCCCGCCGGCACCCTCACCCGCCGCGACACCCTCGGCGACTACGCCACCCACCTGCGCTCCCTCGTCGACCTCAGCGCCATCCGGCCGCTCAAGGTCGTCGTGGACGCCGGCAACGGCATGGGCGGCCACACCGTCCCCGCCGTCCTCGAGGGTCTCCCCCTGGACGTCGTCCCCCTCTACTTCGAACTCGACGGCAGCTTCCCCAACCACGAGGCCAACCCGCTCGACCCGGAGAACCTCCGCGACCTCCAGGCCGAGGTGCGCCGCACCGGCGCCGACATCGGCCTGGCCTTCGACGGCGACGCCGACCGCTGCTTCGTCGTCGACGAGACCGGCGAAGCCGTCTCGCCCTCCGCCATCACCGCGCTCGTCGCCGTCCGCGAGATCGCCCGCGCCCGCGCCGCCGGCGAGGACAAGCCCACCGTCATCCACAACCTCATCACCTCCCGCGGCGTCCCCGAGATCGTGCTGGCCAGCGGCGGGAAGCCCGTGCGCACCCGGGTCGGCCACTCCTTCATCAAGGCCGAGATGGCCCGCACCGGCGCCGTATTCGGCGGCGAACACTCCGCGCACTACTACTTCCGGGACTTCTGGAAGGCCGACACCGGCATGCTGGCCGCCCTCCACGTCCTCGCCGCCCTCGGCGAACAGCCCGAGCCGCTCACCCGACTCGTCGCCGACTACCAGCGCTACGCCTCCTCCGGCGAGATCAACAGCACCGTCGACGACCAGACGGCGCGCACCGCCGCCGTCCGCGCCGCCTACACCGGACGCGACGGCGTCACCTTCGACGAACTCGACGGCCTCACCGTCTCCGGCCCCGACTGGTGGTTCAACCTGCGCCCCTCCAACACCGAACCGCTGCTCCGCCTCAACATCGAGGCGGCCGACGCGGCAGCGGTCGCCGCCATCCGCGAGGAGGTCCTCGCGCTGGTGCGCGACTGACCGCCACGCCACCCGCTCACCCGGACGGCCACACCACCCCGGCGCGGGCCCACCTCCCCCGTCCCACCCCCTCCCACCCCGGGCCGGCCGGGGCGGGCCCGCGCCGCGGCACCGCCCCGCTCCGCCACCTCACGCCACCGCCCCGCGGCCCAAGATCCTCCCGTACGCTGACCACATGAACCTCGCACCCACCCTGCTCGACATCCTCGCCTGCCCGGCCTGCCACGCCCCCCTGCGCGCCGACGACGCCGCCGACGAGCTGGTGTGCACCGGCGACGACTGCGGCCTGGCCTACCCGGTACGCGACGACATCCCCGTCCTGCTGGTCGACGAGGCCCGCAGCACCCGCTGACCGCGGCACCCGCCGACCCAGCCCTCCCGAGAGCACCGCACCCCGAGCCGGCCCCCGCCGAGCACCCGGCCGCGCCACCCGCCAAGCCCCTGACGGGAGCACCGATGGTTTTCGACGAAATGCTCCTCGACGACGGCGAGGCCATGCGCCGCTCCGGAGCCGCCGACCGGCTGCGCGCCATAGCGGGAGCCGGCGCCCGACTCCGGGCCGCCGTCCGCGCCGCCGAGGAGGGCGGCCTTGCCGCCCTCCGACCGGAAGGCCGCCCCACCACCGTGCTGGTCGCCGGCGACGTCCCCGCCGCCCGCACCGTCGCCGACACCCTCGCCGCCCTCGCCACGCCCTCGCTCCAGGTCCTCCACCTCGAACCCGAGCCCGCCGCGCCGCCCCACCCGCCCACCGAACCCCGGTGGACGCTCCCCGGCTGGGCCGGCGCGATGCAACTCCTGCTCGTGCTCTCCCCCCACGGCGACAGCGACGGCCTGCACGCGCTCGTCGACCGCGCCTACGCCCGAGGCTGCGCCACCGTGGCCGTCACCCGCCCCGGCACCGACCTCGCCCGAGCCGTCGAGTGGGCCCGCGGACTGACCCTGCCGTTCGTCCCCCAGCCGGGCGAACCGGCACCCGGGACGAACGACCAGCACGCGGACACTGCGGACGCCACGACCGCCGCAGCCGCCGACCCGGCGGCCGGCACCGACCTGTGGGCCCTGCTGGGCCCCGCGCTCGCCCTCGCCCACCGCGTCGGCGTCCTCGCCGCGCCCCCGGAGGCGCTGGACGGCGCCGCGGCCCGCCTCGACGAGATCGCCACCCGCTGCCGCCCCGACGCGGCCACCTGGGACAACCCCGCCAAGACGCTCGCCGTCGAGCTGGCCGGCTCCGTGCCCCTGCTGTGGGCCGCCGGCCCGGCCGCGGTCCCGGCCGCCCACCGCCTGGC
Coding sequences:
- the cofD gene encoding 2-phospho-L-lactate transferase — protein: MRITALAGGIGGARFLRGLKDAVGPGDEITVIGNTGDDIHLFGLKVCPDLDTVMYTLGGGIEEAQGWGRAGETWSVKEELAAYGVGPDWFGLGDRDVATHLVRTQMIGAGYPLSAVTEALCDRWQPGVTLLPMTDDRVETHVVIDDPDAPEGSGRRKAVHFQEYWVRLRAAVPAHAVLPVGAEDSRPAPGVLAAIAASDVILLPPSNPVVSIGTILSVPGIREAVEKADAPVVGLSPIVGGAPVRGMADRMLTAIGVETTAAAVAEHYGPGLLDGWLVDTVDADAVPRVEAAGIRCRAVPLMMTDQAASAEMARRALELAGEVREG
- a CDS encoding cysteine dioxygenase, which translates into the protein MHPSQLSDISIAGDPLALADRAVPRGEHPGTLADLAAVAERLAAEPERWLPLLRFDPLTRWYTRLEAGPRHEAWLLSWLPGQGSGRHDHGASTGVFTVVQGVLTEYTGAPAGPAARAGRDAGRRLAPGRLRVAAPGTVHEVLNSELLPAASIHVYGPRLTEMNPHASLAGDRARTGTGAAFGVRDGARTRSAGAAAVPGRAAGAVGTC
- a CDS encoding WhiB family transcriptional regulator, with translation MSELFQLVLGDETEEELGWQERALCAQTDPESFFPEKGGSTREAKKVCLACEVRAECLEYALANDERFGIWGGLSERERRRLKKSAV
- a CDS encoding glycosyltransferase, translated to MSVFNQPPAYPRHVVTAVLVSHDGARWLPGVLSGLLGQDRPVQRIVAVDTGSTDDSPALLTQALGPEHVRRLPRDASFGDAVDEAAALGPLPPQSLPYATTPDGGTPVQWLWLLHDDSEPRPDALRRLLRVAEQNPSAAVLGPKIRSWYDRRQLLEVGVSIGRGGRRWTGLDRREQDQGQHDQVRPVLAVGSAGMLVRRDVWEQLGGFDPRLPLMRDDVDFCWRANSAGHLVLVAPDAVLRHAEAASRERRPIDAGGTARPHRTDKAGAAYTLLANSTGAMLPYVAVRLLLSTVLRTIVYLLGKVPGLAADEMLGLTSVLLRPGALIAARRERARLRAEDGSALTGLFPAPGATVRLTLEQLLARYSRNADVDTSAGRHGAAESGPTSDEADFLEVDSFARLRALTRRPAPLLFLGLLLVTLVAARSLIGTGSLSGGALLPAPEGAADLWRTWTAQWHDVGIGTDTTAPPYTAFLAVAAALTLGNAEAAVNLLLLGSVPLAGLAAYLATAPLVASRGVRAWAAAAYATLPAATGAIAGGRIGTAALLVALPLLARSAVRLTGMDGGATSPGEDDGPRWRDAWALGVGLTVVTAFAPPAWALGVVLLAAAALARVVLGRRATDGTGPGLGALLPRLVVALGLPLPLLAPWSIGLLTSPATLLTAEAGSPVAPPAGTPAGGEVATVTDLLLLHPGGSTPVPALLTIGLLLAALAALLRTTRRHAVLAGWTVAVVGWLFAVLARSGLLGDGTAWPGPALAVAGAGLLAAAAVGADGARERVAGVNFGWRQPTAALIAVLAGLAPLVGASWWMAGGAEDPLRRAAPEQVPAFVATENTTTDRARTLVITADDAGRVGYALLRDAGLTLGDAEIGQDATGGDDLAEVVANLLAGSDGDEVTSLAGYGVRYILVRAPVSPQIAGVLDSTPELTRLSQVSGSALWRNDLTTGRVILQNPDGSREVLATDSDGLGAHTDVPAPAEPQVAQDPEQPEEQPADQPQEQAPQGEADTTGQRFVRLAEAADPGWRATLNGEPLTPITLDGWAQGFELPTDSGGRLSVEYAGSPVATAWRWAAAVLLLVAVVLALPGRSRRADDDLPDPAAEAGGRRRRATPGTTVPTPATAAVAPPPGHPGHPGGPNGPGAPGGPSGPEGPPGPGGLGGPGGFGGPSGPGGDHPGDGHGPLPVGSATEGRQQQ
- a CDS encoding DUF5719 family protein, whose product is MNRTSIVLGAVAVALALIGGLAFATTPETGPTGEGGQQVPVRRTTALCPQVFHQEDATTTYTAFAPPSEGTGDEGTGTLSDMGVTEPRAELAEPGTPASTSSDKGDAAPVLGQGEGRFAPGFALQETTSVSGDDGHLAGSGCAAPGSSFWFVGAATVDGRSDYLHLANAETETPAVVDVELYGPDGPVEATGARNITVTPGASVPLLLSSFTEQKIEGLAVHVQVRSGRVSAQLHDDGGADGADWLPPAGDPAGTVLVPGLPGDATKIQLTVATTGEQEAELAVQISGKGGLFTPAGTERISVPANGSTTVDLGDITAGDASAILLTPAEGAEAVPVVAGLRVLRGGDDGRDSAYSASSPALGETASVSGNIPGASTVYLTAPGEAATVRLTAYPDGAEPATAEVEVPAGATVAVAPPEVPGDATFGLTVEPLSGGPVHAARQLTGGGDEAWKTTVQTVATQPTTVLMPQTRPDWTVVQAG
- a CDS encoding metallopeptidase family protein yields the protein MDSSVPQRPADPRPAGRRRDRHGRGMRGPLAPADVPVAMTRAERFDDLVRESMERLTARWPQLETVLFEVVDVPWESATPSELSGGRVALAQLVPESKGQPARIVVFRRPVEVRAKPGDERATLVHDAIVEQVAELLGMSPETVDPRFGLE
- a CDS encoding DUF3499 domain-containing protein codes for the protein MTTSRGSGREGPASAVTSGSVSPVRRCSRTACGRPAVATLTYVYADSTAVLGPLATYAEPHCYDLCAEHSERLTAPRGWEVVRLAVDPATTQPSSDDLEALANAVREAARPTERRGTDRRLTEREAADRMEVARRGHLRVLRPPEN
- a CDS encoding phosphomannomutase/phosphoglucomutase produces the protein MGENVSRDLSAIVKAYDVRGTVPDQLDADLARVFGAAFATVTAAHAVTVGHDMRPSSPELARAFAEGAAGRGADVVEIGLCSTDQLYYASGSLDMPGAMFTASHNPARYNGIKLCRAGAAPIGQDTGLADIRALVEQWTSAPAGIPPTDRPAGTLTRRDTLGDYATHLRSLVDLSAIRPLKVVVDAGNGMGGHTVPAVLEGLPLDVVPLYFELDGSFPNHEANPLDPENLRDLQAEVRRTGADIGLAFDGDADRCFVVDETGEAVSPSAITALVAVREIARARAAGEDKPTVIHNLITSRGVPEIVLASGGKPVRTRVGHSFIKAEMARTGAVFGGEHSAHYYFRDFWKADTGMLAALHVLAALGEQPEPLTRLVADYQRYASSGEINSTVDDQTARTAAVRAAYTGRDGVTFDELDGLTVSGPDWWFNLRPSNTEPLLRLNIEAADAAAVAAIREEVLALVRD